One window of Microtus pennsylvanicus isolate mMicPen1 chromosome X, mMicPen1.hap1, whole genome shotgun sequence genomic DNA carries:
- the LOC142841639 gene encoding cancer/testis antigen 55-like has product MHRVISKFRAFFQRKADSEEEREEKQRLLEGAGMFQTMKEVATGSCSGSGYPNEHILNAGVMVGKELLKVKHKGPKAVEIDEIIRGLNAITVGAYCRGHDEPPERHMTVSLDCIKSLMDGVDPINHDLSFSLDIVCKDFEPYKGDLVEIEFSEQGDPLSRKAISVKPLKHYHLNKVCITRADGRTGVLEDTIFFTFDSLKLPSGYVPQRDDIVSVVAVQSIQSPYYWRAITMTPVQVS; this is encoded by the exons ATGCACCGGGTAATTTCCAAATTTCGTGCCTTCTTTCAGAGGAAAGCAGACTccgaggaagagagagaggagaagcagaggctcTTGGAAG GTGCTGGCATGTTCCAAACAATGAAGGAAGTTGCAACAGGGTCCTGCAGTGGCTCTGGTTACCCTAATGAACACATCCTCAATGCTGGTGTCATGGTGGGCAAGGAACTTCTGAAAGTTAAGCACAAAGGTCCTAAAGCTGTGGAAATAGATGAGATCATTCGCGGATTGAATGCCATCACA GTGGGTGCTTACTGTCGTGGCCATGATGAACCACCAGAACGTCACATGACAGTTTCACTTGACTGTATTAAGTCTCTAATGGATGGTGTTGATCCTATCAATCACGATCTGTCCTTCTCTCTCGACATTGTCTGTAAAG ATTTTGAACCTTATAAGGGTGACCTGGTAGAAATTGAGTTTTCGGAACAGGGAGACCCACTGAGCAGAAAGGCCATCTCGGTGAAGCCTCTGAAACACTATCATTTAAACAAG GTTTGCATTACCAGAGCAGACGGGCGAACTGGGGTGTTAGAAGATACCATCTTTTTCACCTTCGATTCTCTGAAACTTCCTTCTGGATATGTGCCTCAACGAGATGATATTGTCAGTGTGGTTGCAGTACAGAGCATTCAATCCCCCTATTACTGGAGAGCAATCACAATGACCCCAGTACAAGTATCATAG